The Streptomyces asiaticus genome contains a region encoding:
- the tap gene encoding telomere-associated protein Tap: MATEEELFASVDALLEEEPQLPPPAERARLREAAGITQARLAVALKTSTQTVKNYENGRSEPKSPRLEAYQRLLNGWAAKYPAHGAPAAAPAPAAAPQPEAPERFTGQTAPEAEPEAAAPVEAPAAPAASERPTRPSARPATSSRRPAAKKAVKPAADPRFPHGPLAVLDGDGSAYGIDGIVLDCPATTVVELVEWTLRESGLGAAKLHRYGKDSDPLIVLTAAAAVKLGLPERLEGHELRRSLRLPEDHPVVKQVGRAKWQLTQRGFGPWARIYRKAQGRERQCVQLAILSWDALDERSWPGVSEMEPADIARVLGVYAQRVITPRGSTAVSGLELMTALRPPTKAVQDPETGNWVSGHNPGSLGTDPMDPAPPEAIAEHPVVVNSGWRGGFLNEEAYQWVRSVDTLTDEECMLPFSVGLDLNTAFLAAAARLVVGLSAPDHFHTPKFNPKIPGSWLVDLSHIELDPRLPSPFTPDGTGPTGPAWYQTHTVAYAQELGYDVHPIEAYLRRETGAYLDPWHDRLKTAYVDTLADLGVTKDLDDRQFLTAMERHKQVDPALAAVLSAIKATVKGGIGKLRERPQGRHYKEGERWPALQRPTWRPDIRAAVISKARVNMHRKLRNMAKMT; the protein is encoded by the coding sequence ATGGCAACTGAGGAAGAGCTGTTCGCGTCGGTCGACGCGCTGCTGGAGGAGGAACCCCAGCTCCCGCCTCCGGCGGAGCGCGCCCGGCTGCGCGAGGCCGCTGGCATCACCCAGGCCCGCCTCGCGGTCGCGTTGAAGACGTCGACGCAGACGGTGAAGAACTACGAGAACGGACGCTCCGAGCCGAAGTCGCCGCGCCTGGAGGCATACCAGCGACTGCTGAACGGCTGGGCGGCGAAGTATCCCGCGCACGGTGCTCCCGCCGCCGCACCCGCTCCGGCCGCTGCGCCGCAGCCGGAGGCGCCGGAGAGGTTCACCGGCCAGACCGCGCCCGAGGCTGAGCCGGAGGCCGCCGCGCCGGTGGAGGCGCCCGCCGCCCCTGCGGCGTCCGAGCGTCCCACCCGTCCGTCCGCGCGCCCGGCGACGTCGTCGCGGCGTCCGGCGGCGAAGAAGGCCGTCAAGCCCGCGGCCGACCCGCGGTTCCCGCACGGCCCGCTCGCCGTACTGGACGGGGACGGCTCCGCCTACGGCATCGACGGAATCGTGCTGGACTGTCCGGCGACCACGGTGGTGGAGCTGGTGGAGTGGACGCTGCGCGAGTCCGGCCTCGGCGCGGCGAAGCTGCACCGGTATGGCAAGGACTCCGACCCGCTGATCGTGCTCACCGCGGCGGCCGCCGTGAAGCTCGGATTGCCCGAGCGCCTGGAGGGCCACGAGCTGCGCCGCTCCCTGCGCCTGCCGGAGGACCACCCGGTGGTCAAGCAGGTGGGACGCGCGAAGTGGCAGCTCACGCAGCGAGGATTCGGCCCGTGGGCGCGGATCTACCGCAAGGCGCAGGGCCGGGAGCGGCAGTGCGTGCAACTGGCGATCCTGTCCTGGGACGCCCTCGATGAGCGTTCCTGGCCGGGCGTCTCCGAGATGGAGCCGGCCGACATCGCCCGTGTCCTCGGTGTCTATGCCCAGCGGGTCATCACCCCGCGCGGCTCCACCGCCGTCTCCGGCCTGGAGTTGATGACGGCGCTGCGCCCGCCGACGAAGGCCGTGCAAGACCCGGAGACCGGGAACTGGGTGTCGGGCCACAACCCCGGGAGCCTGGGGACGGATCCGATGGACCCGGCGCCGCCGGAGGCCATCGCCGAACACCCCGTCGTGGTGAACTCCGGCTGGAGAGGCGGATTCCTCAACGAGGAGGCGTACCAGTGGGTGCGGTCGGTGGACACGCTCACCGATGAGGAATGCATGCTGCCCTTCTCAGTCGGCCTGGACCTCAACACCGCCTTCCTCGCGGCCGCGGCCCGCCTGGTCGTCGGCCTGTCCGCCCCCGACCACTTCCACACCCCGAAGTTCAACCCGAAGATCCCCGGCAGCTGGCTGGTCGACCTGTCTCACATCGAGCTGGACCCGCGCCTGCCCAGCCCTTTCACGCCGGACGGCACCGGTCCGACGGGCCCGGCCTGGTACCAGACGCACACCGTCGCCTACGCCCAGGAGCTTGGCTACGATGTCCACCCGATCGAGGCGTACCTGCGCCGGGAGACCGGTGCGTACCTGGACCCGTGGCACGACCGGCTCAAGACCGCCTACGTCGACACCCTCGCCGACCTCGGCGTCACCAAGGACCTGGACGACCGCCAGTTCCTCACCGCGATGGAGCGGCACAAGCAGGTCGACCCGGCCCTGGCTGCCGTCCTCTCGGCCATCAAGGCCACGGTGAAGGGCGGCATCGGCAAGCTCCGCGAGCGCCCCCAGGGCCGCCACTACAAGGAGGGCGAGCGGTGGCCGGCCCTTCAGCGGCCGACCTGGCGCCCCGACATCCGCGCCGCCGTCATCAGCAAGGCCCGGGTCAACATGCACCGCAAGCTGCGCAACATGGCCAAGATGACG